In Terriglobus aquaticus, the genomic window CGCCGCCGATGCCGCGCTGTACCTGGCTAAGCAAACAGGCCGCAACCGCGTTTGCACCCCCGGAGCCCTTACGCTCGTACAAAGGGCTTAGCGCACCTGCAGCTCGTCGTCGTGTACCGCGGCGTTCGCGTGCGGCACAGCAGCCTTCCCCGTTCTCAGGCGCTACACTTCTTGCACCCATCATCTTGCAAGAGGTTGCCCTGTGTCCCTGCGCTTGTCCGCCCTGTTCCGGTCTGCACTTGCCGTCTCGTTTTTTGCTTCCGTTGCAGGCCCGGTTTGGTCCGGGAGTGCCTTCGCGCAGGAGCAGCGTGCCGACGCCGTTCGCAGCGAAGCCTGGGTGCGCGCGCACTACAACAAGTACGAGTACCGCATTCCGATGCGCGACGGCGCAAAGCTGTTTGTGAGTGTGCTGGAGCCGCAGCCTGGCGCGTTCAAAGACCACGGGCCGTACCCATTTCTGATGACGCGCACGCCGTACTCCTGTGGACCGTATGGCGAAGACCACTACCCGCGCGCCGCCACGTACTCCGATGAACTGGCAACCAGCGGCTACATCTTTGTGTGCCAGGACGTGCGCGGGCGCTACCAGTCAGAAGGCGTGTTCCAGGAGATGGCGCCGCACATCGATGAGAAGAAATCGCCCAAGGACGTGGATCCCTCGAGCGACATGTACGACACGGTCGAGTGGCTCCTGAAGCACATTCCGAACAACAACGGGCGCGTGGGCATCACGGGTATCAGCTACCCGGGGTTCTACACTTCGGCCTCGATCATCGATTCCCACCCGGCGATCAAGGCCGCGAGCCCGCAGGCGCCGATGACGGACCTGTTCCTGGCCGCAGATGATGCGTACCACGGTGGTGGATTCATGCTGGCGGCCAATTTCGGCTTCTATACCGAGTTCTTCCCGCAGAAGACGCCGGTGTTCCCCGAAGGCGAACGCTCGGAGTTCGCGTACGGCACGAACGACATGTACGAGTTCTACCTGCACGCCGGCAACCTGGCCGCGCTGAACGCGATGCTGACGAAGCACGGTGCGGAGTCGCTGTTCACGGACCAGATGGTGCATGACACGTACGACAGCTACTGGCAACCGCGCAGCCTGCAGAATCATATGCGCAACGTGAAGACGCCGGTGATGACCGTGGGCGGATGGTTCGACGCGGAAGACCTGACCGGGCCGCTGATGACGTTCCACGCCATCGATAAGTTCAACCCGGAGCTGGGCGCGACCAACACCGTGGTTATCGGGCCATGGGTGCATGGCGGATGGGCGCGGAGCGACGGCGACCGATTGGGCGATGTGACCTTTGGCGCGAAGACGGGCGAGTTCTTCCGCAAGGACATCCAGTTCCCGTTTTTCGAGCACTACCTGAAGGACGCGCCGTCTCAGCCGTTGCCCAAGGCGTATGTGTTTGAAACGGGCACCAACGCCTGGCGCAAGTATGACCAGTGGCCGCCCAAGCCAGCAGCGGCGAAGATGCTGTACTTCCACGCGAACGGCACGCTCAGCTTTGACGCTCCGACCGCTGGTGATTGGTACGCTGAAGGGCGAAACAAAAAAGGCGAGTTTGGCCCGATTTTTCCGAACGATTCGGACAGCTATGTGAGCGATCCGGCGCACCCGGTGCCGTACACCAGCTACACCACGAACACGGTGCCGCAGCGCTACATGGACGACGACCAGCGCTTTGCCAGCCGTCGGCCCGACGTGCTGGTGTACACCAGCGCTCCACTCACCGAAGACGTGACGATCGCGGGGCCGATCTCGCCGAAGCTGCACATCAGCTCCACGGGCACCGACTCCGACTTTGTGGTGAAGCTGATCGATGTGTACCCGTATGACTATCCCAATCCGGAGGCAGCGGACCCGGCGCAGGGCAAGCGCATTCTGGGCGAGGCTCCGCTGCTGATTGGCGGGTACCAGCAACTGGTGCGCGGCGAGCCGTTTCGGGCGAAGTTCCGCAACGGCCTGACCGAAAAGCCGGTAGCGCTGAAGCCGGGCGAGGTGACGCCGCTGAACTTCAGCATGCCCGACGTGAACCATACCTTCCGCAAGGGCCACCGCATCATGGTGCAGGTGCAGAGTTCGTGGTTCCCACTGGTTGACCGCAACCCGCAGACGTTTACCGATATCCCGACTGCACGGCCCGACCAGTTTGTGAAAGCCACGGAGACGATCTACACCGGGGCGGCGAACCCCAGCGGAGTGGAAGTGCTGGTGATGCCAGCGCGGTAGGTTCACCTGTCTACACGGCCAACGGCATCATTTTTGCCTCGCGCCGCTGCCGTTTGTTGCCGTACATCAGAGCATCGGCGTGCTCCAGGACATCTTCGATGGAGCGATTGGCGCAGGTGTGATCGTAGTACACCGCGCCAACGCTCAGGGCGATGCGGAACGGTCGCTGGCCGCGCTGATTGTCGATGCGCAGGAGATCGGTGAGCCGCTCCCGCAGCGTAGCTTCCGACTCCGGCGTGACGTTCCGCACCAGAGCGGCAAACTCGTCGCCGCCCATGCGGCACACAGTATCCGATTCGCGGAAGACCTGCCGCAGTAAAGCGGCCACGTCCTTCAGCGCGGCGTCGCCGGCGCGGTGTCCATAGGTGTCGTTGATGTGCTTGAAGTTGTCGACGTCGAAGTAGAAGAGCAACAGCGCGGACTTGCGACGGCGCATGATCTCCATCTGCTTTTCGGCTAGCAGCAGAAAGGCGCGGCGGTTGTACAAGCCGGTCAACGCATCGATGGAGATGAGCTTGCGCAGGTGTGCCTGGCGGCGCAGAAACGCGACCCAGGCGAGCATGCCGAGCGCGGTGGCGCCCAAGGCTCCGCTGAGCCACAGGGCGTGCATTGCGGTCCACCAGGGTGCCCGCTGGAGCAGCGTGACATCTTCCTGGGAGCGCAGGCGCAGCAGAAAGCCTTCGGTGTCGGTGTCGTCGCCGGTTGCTTCGCACACGCCGCGCAACTGCAGCACGCTGCCGCGCTGCCACGGGATCGTGCGGCTGGCCTGCATGGGCAAATAGGCACGGAAGAGCAGGTTGTCGCTCTTGAGAAACAGCGTGGCGTCGTGCAGGCCAGGTGTGAAATCGACCAGCGTTCCGGCCGTTTGCAGCAACATGCCATCGCACGCTGTCGATTCCGCGTCGTCCGAGCGGGCAACGACTTCTGTCGCGCTGCGAAGCGCCCGGGGCGTGACGGTGCCGGTGCCGACCCGCTGGAACCGGGATGCCAGCAGCGTGGGTACACCGCCGGTGACGGCGGGGAAGCCGACCACCACGACGGTTGTGTTCAGCGCGGGTTGCTCCTGCTTGTCCACTACAAAGGCTGCACCGCTGCCGTCCTGCAGGAAGAAGCCACGGTGAGGCTCGACCAGCGTGACGGTTCCCTGCACCTCCACCTGGCCCGCGTTGCGTGTGGCATGGCTGTATTGCGCCAGGCCGGCAATGGGGCGGAACGGAACGTCGTACGGGTCTGCCGGCGCAGCATGGGTGACGACGAAGTCGGCACGCGACGTGGTGATAAAGCGGATGCCGGC contains:
- a CDS encoding CocE/NonD family hydrolase, whose translation is MSLRLSALFRSALAVSFFASVAGPVWSGSAFAQEQRADAVRSEAWVRAHYNKYEYRIPMRDGAKLFVSVLEPQPGAFKDHGPYPFLMTRTPYSCGPYGEDHYPRAATYSDELATSGYIFVCQDVRGRYQSEGVFQEMAPHIDEKKSPKDVDPSSDMYDTVEWLLKHIPNNNGRVGITGISYPGFYTSASIIDSHPAIKAASPQAPMTDLFLAADDAYHGGGFMLAANFGFYTEFFPQKTPVFPEGERSEFAYGTNDMYEFYLHAGNLAALNAMLTKHGAESLFTDQMVHDTYDSYWQPRSLQNHMRNVKTPVMTVGGWFDAEDLTGPLMTFHAIDKFNPELGATNTVVIGPWVHGGWARSDGDRLGDVTFGAKTGEFFRKDIQFPFFEHYLKDAPSQPLPKAYVFETGTNAWRKYDQWPPKPAAAKMLYFHANGTLSFDAPTAGDWYAEGRNKKGEFGPIFPNDSDSYVSDPAHPVPYTSYTTNTVPQRYMDDDQRFASRRPDVLVYTSAPLTEDVTIAGPISPKLHISSTGTDSDFVVKLIDVYPYDYPNPEAADPAQGKRILGEAPLLIGGYQQLVRGEPFRAKFRNGLTEKPVALKPGEVTPLNFSMPDVNHTFRKGHRIMVQVQSSWFPLVDRNPQTFTDIPTARPDQFVKATETIYTGAANPSGVEVLVMPAR
- a CDS encoding GGDEF domain-containing protein, whose translation is MQPRTTAREVHLLNPSEAAEAEPVHLTGVVTVSGGWKNSFFLEDVTGGIAVNRAPGGPELRPGDRVAVDGVTSPGDFAPTVNRASVRVLGHGPLPVPSHMHAADLGWGGQDSEWVEVEGEVRAVERKVLAEHLTVRLLLNMGAGEPTPVRVVAPEPNFAWESFTGATIRMRAVCATIWNKRRQFAGIRFITTSRADFVVTHAAPADPYDVPFRPIAGLAQYSHATRNAGQVEVQGTVTLVEPHRGFFLQDGSGAAFVVDKQEQPALNTTVVVVGFPAVTGGVPTLLASRFQRVGTGTVTPRALRSATEVVARSDDAESTACDGMLLQTAGTLVDFTPGLHDATLFLKSDNLLFRAYLPMQASRTIPWQRGSVLQLRGVCEATGDDTDTEGFLLRLRSQEDVTLLQRAPWWTAMHALWLSGALGATALGMLAWVAFLRRQAHLRKLISIDALTGLYNRRAFLLLAEKQMEIMRRRKSALLLFYFDVDNFKHINDTYGHRAGDAALKDVAALLRQVFRESDTVCRMGGDEFAALVRNVTPESEATLRERLTDLLRIDNQRGQRPFRIALSVGAVYYDHTCANRSIEDVLEHADALMYGNKRQRREAKMMPLAV